The following are from one region of the Segatella oris genome:
- a CDS encoding ATP-binding protein, whose product MSKLTNNEKSQIQECLKQYVSKYPSQNKAAQSLVGTSSATVSSILQGKWENISDDMWRNLSSQLGTTSGNDWQVVETKAFQEMSLVMKDAQAVKNVTWIVGEAGCGKTTTARLYANENNEVFYILCSEDMKKSDFVREIARRIGQRTEGYSIRELLDRIIDDLIQMEAPLLLFDEADKLPERVFHYFIDLYNRLEDKCGIVFFSTSYIKRRMTMGLRYNKCGYNEIHSRIGRKFYELEQTAPHDVYAICMANGVTDKGRISEVVKDAEEYEFDLRRVKKNIHRVKLMAAQTAKNQRLNSDKTAG is encoded by the coding sequence ATGAGTAAGTTGACAAACAACGAAAAGAGTCAGATCCAGGAATGCTTGAAGCAGTATGTCAGCAAGTACCCAAGTCAGAATAAGGCTGCACAGAGTCTGGTAGGAACGAGCAGCGCAACGGTGAGCAGTATTCTGCAGGGCAAGTGGGAGAATATTTCGGACGACATGTGGCGCAACCTCTCCTCACAGTTGGGGACAACGTCTGGTAATGACTGGCAGGTGGTCGAGACAAAGGCCTTTCAGGAAATGTCACTCGTCATGAAAGATGCCCAGGCTGTGAAGAATGTTACATGGATAGTGGGAGAAGCAGGCTGTGGAAAGACAACCACGGCGCGCCTCTATGCAAATGAGAACAATGAGGTGTTCTACATCTTGTGTTCTGAAGACATGAAGAAGAGTGACTTTGTACGTGAGATTGCACGCCGTATCGGTCAGCGTACAGAAGGTTACAGCATCAGAGAGCTGCTCGACAGGATCATTGACGACCTTATTCAGATGGAGGCACCGCTGCTTCTTTTTGACGAAGCCGACAAACTGCCGGAGCGAGTATTCCACTATTTCATCGACTTGTATAACAGATTAGAGGATAAGTGTGGTATCGTCTTCTTCTCTACAAGCTATATCAAGCGTCGTATGACCATGGGGCTGCGCTACAACAAATGCGGATATAACGAGATACACAGCCGTATCGGCCGCAAGTTCTATGAACTGGAACAGACCGCCCCTCATGATGTGTATGCAATCTGCATGGCAAACGGTGTGACAGACAAAGGACGCATCTCAGAGGTTGTTAAAGATGCAGAAGAATATGAATTCGACCTGCGGCGCGTGAAGAAGAATATTCATAGAGTTAAATTGATGGCTGCTCAAACAGCGAAAAATCAGCGTTTGAACAGCGATAAAACAGCAGGATAA
- the ruvA gene encoding Holliday junction branch migration protein RuvA: protein MIEYIKGELTELTPALAVVEAAGVGYALNISLTTYSGIQGKKAVKLYVHEALTTGGRDDSFTLYGFVNKQERELYRLLITVSGVGANTARMMLSSMSPAELCNAIANGDEKMIKAVKGIGLKTAQRVIVDLKDKIMASGIADELHVGSQKSGIAVNNAVKDEAVAALTMLGFSPAPVAKVVVAILQKQADMPVELVVKEALKQLK from the coding sequence ATGATAGAATATATAAAGGGAGAACTGACCGAACTTACGCCGGCTTTGGCCGTTGTCGAAGCTGCAGGGGTGGGCTATGCTCTCAACATTTCATTGACCACTTACAGTGGTATCCAAGGCAAGAAAGCAGTGAAACTCTATGTGCATGAGGCACTCACTACGGGCGGTCGTGATGACAGTTTCACGCTCTACGGTTTCGTCAATAAGCAGGAACGGGAACTCTACCGCCTGCTCATTACCGTGTCGGGAGTAGGTGCAAACACGGCTCGCATGATGCTTTCGTCAATGAGTCCGGCTGAACTTTGTAATGCAATCGCCAATGGTGACGAGAAGATGATTAAGGCAGTAAAAGGTATCGGATTGAAGACGGCACAGCGTGTCATCGTTGATTTGAAAGACAAAATCATGGCAAGTGGCATTGCCGATGAACTGCATGTGGGTAGTCAGAAGAGTGGTATTGCGGTGAATAATGCCGTGAAAGATGAGGCTGTGGCAGCATTGACAATGCTTGGTTTCTCTCCCGCTCCGGTGGCTAAGGTCGTTGTGGCTATTCTCCAGAAGCAGGCAGATATGCCGGTAGAGCTGGTGGTGAAAGAGGCTTTGAAACAGTTAAAATAA
- a CDS encoding FMN-binding protein, translating to MKKRMNGLLTTLTACAMVVIMMSAMPADNIMTKENDTTIINTNLLGKGIKGFKGTTPVKIYIKQDKVVKIEALPNHETPKFFDKAKTLLTEYNGKSVSKAAKMDVDGVSGATYSSKALKKNVQLGLEYYKKNN from the coding sequence ATGAAAAAGAGAATGAATGGACTACTCACAACCCTCACAGCATGTGCGATGGTTGTAATCATGATGAGTGCAATGCCTGCCGATAACATCATGACTAAGGAAAATGATACGACGATTATCAACACCAATCTATTGGGAAAAGGCATCAAAGGTTTCAAGGGAACAACCCCTGTGAAGATATATATCAAACAGGATAAAGTCGTGAAAATCGAGGCACTTCCTAATCATGAAACGCCTAAGTTCTTTGACAAAGCGAAAACTTTGCTGACAGAATACAACGGAAAAAGCGTTTCGAAGGCAGCCAAGATGGATGTCGATGGGGTCAGCGGAGCTACATATTCATCGAAAGCATTAAAGAAGAACGTACAGTTGGGCTTAGAGTATTACAAGAAGAACAATTGA
- a CDS encoding GNAT family N-acetyltransferase codes for MMMNNIKIENAQPQQASDIASLIMLAMNHACCQYFAGPHHTLSDFHQLMTRLVERHDSQYSYLHTIVALDGKDVIGCCVSYKGGRLHTLRRAFIDEALVSFGIDHSDMEDETQAGELYIDSLAVDAHYQGKGIATALLEATCEKAFALHLPVGLLVDKGNPAAERLYTRLGFRYVNDASWGSHPMKHLQKSF; via the coding sequence ATGATGATGAATAATATAAAAATAGAAAATGCCCAGCCACAGCAGGCTTCTGATATCGCTTCTTTAATCATGTTGGCAATGAATCATGCTTGCTGTCAGTATTTTGCAGGCCCCCATCACACGCTTTCCGACTTTCATCAGTTGATGACTCGCCTTGTTGAGCGGCATGATTCGCAATATTCCTATCTTCATACCATAGTAGCTTTGGATGGAAAAGATGTCATTGGTTGCTGTGTGAGCTATAAGGGGGGAAGGTTACATACATTGCGTCGTGCATTCATTGATGAGGCTTTGGTAAGCTTTGGCATAGATCATTCCGATATGGAAGATGAGACTCAAGCCGGCGAACTCTATATAGATAGTCTTGCTGTTGATGCTCACTATCAGGGTAAAGGCATAGCGACAGCTCTGCTGGAGGCCACATGTGAAAAGGCTTTTGCCCTTCATTTGCCAGTTGGTTTATTAGTAGATAAAGGCAATCCTGCAGCAGAACGCCTCTATACACGTCTTGGTTTCCGCTATGTTAACGATGCTTCCTGGGGTTCACACCCGATGAAACATCTGCAAAAAAGCTTTTGA
- a CDS encoding SusC/RagA family TonB-linked outer membrane protein produces MKHLNILIAFQFLAMPAAMAQKITKGIDSIAIKQLTPNVSQGPIDIITERQMNKGLVTNSLNALSGQAAGVNISSGENRMAQLNSVRVRGTTSLTGGNDPLVIIDGVYSDLATLSTVYPADIERFAILKNATETAKYGSRGASGVIQVTTKKGNGSLFHISYDGNIGFERKYNKLQMLSARDYINTAKRLGLKYVDGGYNSDFQDAITRTGFVQNHHVAFSGGSPNSNYRASVGLMQHDMVVKITESHNFVAKFDLTQKAFDDLLQIDFGVFGSSQKNKFIADEQKLFYGAATQNPTFPERKNANGGWDRNGAASQIASPLAELNKKEHEQSLNFNTHLGLDFALNPSLNLRFFGSYSYTSLENASYYPTWVWAQGQAFRGEHKSEEWLGNVTLDYHHQWDMHEVNATAMTEYQKSQRTGFWTTVKGFTTNDIGYNNLAAGSTRPYGGTGSEYSDPSLASVMGSVSYTLLKRYTLDMNLRADGSSLFGKNNKWGFFPSVSGTWVISQEPFFKPLNKVINLWKLRTGYGQSGNQGGIDSYNSMALLRPTGVISVQGSPTTTFGQFRNTNPDLKWETRSTFNIGTDIALLNSRIVLTAEYYYSLTTDMLYQYDVPVPPFTFNKFLANLGKMSNSGLEFGLGIIPITKKDMELNINMNVAFQKNKLISLSGNYKGSNLTAADIISIGQLNGAGFHGGNNNIVYQIVGQPLGVFYLPHCTGLHRNDNGSYSYTIADLDHNGSVNLEDGGDRYIAGQATPKWTLGSNISFRYRDFDVSLQINGAFGHKIYNGTSLTYMNMSSFPDYNVMAKAPQMNIKDQIATDYWLERGDYINFDYLTIGWNIPVKSRYISALRLSCSVNNIATITGYSGQTPMINSYIVNGTLGIDDKRTYPPYRAYSIGMSIQF; encoded by the coding sequence ATGAAACACCTAAACATTCTAATCGCATTTCAATTCCTTGCAATGCCTGCTGCAATGGCACAGAAAATCACTAAGGGTATCGACTCCATAGCTATCAAACAGCTCACACCCAACGTGTCTCAAGGGCCTATTGACATTATCACAGAGCGGCAAATGAACAAAGGATTGGTCACCAACTCGCTTAATGCGTTGAGCGGACAAGCGGCAGGTGTGAACATTTCTTCAGGTGAAAACCGTATGGCCCAGCTTAATAGTGTACGCGTTCGCGGTACAACTTCACTCACAGGAGGCAACGACCCACTCGTTATTATCGACGGAGTCTACAGTGACTTGGCAACACTTTCCACCGTTTATCCTGCCGACATAGAGCGCTTTGCCATACTGAAGAACGCCACGGAAACGGCTAAATATGGTTCAAGAGGCGCTTCGGGAGTCATTCAGGTGACAACTAAAAAAGGCAATGGAAGCCTGTTTCACATCAGCTATGACGGCAATATAGGCTTCGAACGAAAATACAATAAACTCCAAATGCTGTCTGCACGCGACTACATCAACACTGCCAAGCGGCTCGGCCTCAAGTATGTTGACGGAGGATATAACTCTGATTTCCAGGATGCTATTACGAGAACAGGCTTCGTTCAGAACCATCATGTGGCCTTCAGTGGCGGTTCTCCCAACAGCAACTACCGTGCTTCAGTCGGCTTAATGCAGCATGATATGGTCGTAAAAATCACCGAAAGCCATAACTTCGTGGCTAAGTTCGACCTCACACAAAAGGCTTTCGATGACCTGTTACAGATTGATTTCGGAGTCTTCGGCTCATCACAGAAGAACAAATTCATTGCAGATGAGCAGAAACTTTTCTATGGAGCAGCCACTCAAAACCCTACTTTCCCGGAAAGAAAGAATGCAAATGGTGGCTGGGATCGCAATGGGGCAGCCAGTCAGATAGCCTCACCTTTGGCCGAACTGAATAAGAAAGAGCATGAACAAAGCCTGAACTTCAACACGCATCTGGGGCTTGATTTCGCGCTTAATCCTTCACTCAATCTGCGGTTTTTCGGCAGCTACAGCTATACATCGCTTGAAAATGCCTCGTATTATCCTACGTGGGTGTGGGCACAGGGACAGGCTTTTCGTGGTGAACACAAAAGCGAAGAATGGTTAGGCAACGTCACATTGGACTATCATCATCAATGGGATATGCACGAAGTCAATGCAACAGCCATGACAGAATATCAGAAAAGCCAGCGTACCGGCTTCTGGACGACAGTGAAAGGCTTTACTACCAACGATATCGGCTATAACAATCTGGCTGCCGGTTCCACGCGCCCTTATGGTGGAACTGGCTCTGAATACAGCGATCCCTCCTTAGCTTCTGTGATGGGAAGTGTCAGTTATACGCTGCTCAAACGCTACACCCTTGATATGAATCTGCGTGCCGATGGCAGCAGTCTCTTTGGGAAAAACAACAAATGGGGGTTCTTTCCATCTGTTTCCGGCACGTGGGTTATCAGCCAGGAACCGTTCTTCAAGCCCCTCAATAAAGTCATCAACCTATGGAAACTGCGTACAGGCTATGGGCAAAGTGGTAATCAAGGCGGCATCGACTCCTACAACTCAATGGCACTATTGCGTCCCACGGGCGTCATTAGTGTACAAGGTTCGCCTACAACTACATTCGGACAATTCCGCAATACGAACCCCGATTTGAAATGGGAAACGCGCAGTACCTTCAATATTGGCACCGACATAGCGCTTCTCAACAGCAGGATTGTGCTCACTGCAGAATACTATTACAGTCTCACTACCGACATGTTGTACCAGTATGATGTGCCTGTTCCACCCTTTACTTTCAATAAGTTCTTAGCCAACTTAGGTAAGATGAGCAACAGTGGTCTTGAGTTTGGACTCGGAATTATACCGATAACAAAGAAAGATATGGAGTTGAACATCAACATGAATGTGGCCTTCCAGAAGAACAAACTGATTTCACTTTCAGGCAATTACAAAGGGAGTAACCTCACTGCTGCCGACATCATAAGCATCGGACAGCTTAATGGTGCAGGCTTTCATGGCGGTAACAACAACATCGTTTATCAGATTGTGGGACAGCCACTCGGCGTGTTCTATCTGCCTCATTGCACAGGACTGCACCGCAACGACAATGGAAGCTACAGCTATACTATCGCTGACTTAGACCATAACGGGAGTGTAAACCTCGAAGACGGAGGCGACCGTTATATCGCCGGACAAGCCACTCCGAAATGGACTTTGGGTTCAAACATCAGCTTTCGCTACAGAGATTTCGATGTATCTCTACAGATAAACGGTGCCTTTGGGCATAAAATCTACAATGGAACCAGCCTCACTTACATGAACATGTCAAGTTTTCCAGACTACAATGTAATGGCTAAGGCACCACAGATGAACATCAAAGACCAGATTGCTACAGACTACTGGTTGGAGCGCGGAGACTATATTAACTTCGATTATCTTACGATTGGCTGGAACATTCCTGTCAAGTCACGTTATATCAGCGCCCTCCGTCTGTCGTGTTCTGTCAACAATATAGCCACCATTACAGGCTACAGCGGACAGACACCCATGATAAACAGCTACATCGTCAATGGCACTTTGGGCATTGACGACAAGCGAACCTATCCTCCTTATCGCGCTTATTCTATTGGCATGAGCATTCAATTCTAA
- a CDS encoding kinase, protein MEYFNKILCVTSPELTSGSNPIFKEGTLNVYASTGKISRVHRFGGEGGYTLYAWNSIPQKYRKRYMERYGDPEQRMKEAMMRDRIKLDSEAREWYEAFTYEKNGKQEHLTEKLIEEYTINASVLKELLKMMAQRRAIRQSLNGSTGGAWEVIYKSSEAMREEYQHTLPQNEARLKTKFKAFKADGYRSLISGKVGNLNTIKITPEFGQLLIALKRCRVPVYTDAQIFEEGNRRAVENGWKPLKSLSGLKRWFNSAAIMPLWYDAVYGEQAARQKFGRKHRTALPTKRDALWYGDGTKLNLYYQDEEGKVRTTQVYVVIDAMSEVMLGWHISDSEDYEAQYLAYRMAIQTSRHKPYEIVHDNQGGHKKLDADGLFKKLCHVHRTTQPYNGESKTIEAVFGRFQQQVLHKDWRFTGQNITAKKMSSRPNLEFIEENKDSLYTLEELKDAYAKATKEWNEMQHPAYGKSRQEAYDNSVNEETQQVTAHDMVDMFWVTAKRMSTFTDQGISVTIKKEKRQYEVMSEPGVPDHEWRRQHTYERFVVKYDPYDFGSVRLYKKEADGSLRFERVAEPYVVIHRAIQEQTEGEAAFIRQQQAANTTDRIERTVAGREIEKAHGVMPEQHGLRSPKPKGMTAAERRQIERRTGIYSKAPEEYKIGRKTKQVSLEDWSKVETAVVDMAYVAGKS, encoded by the coding sequence ATGGAGTATTTCAATAAGATATTGTGCGTAACAAGTCCTGAACTGACATCGGGCAGCAATCCTATCTTCAAAGAGGGCACACTGAATGTGTATGCTTCGACAGGTAAGATTTCACGTGTTCATCGGTTCGGAGGCGAGGGTGGCTATACTCTCTACGCGTGGAATTCCATTCCTCAGAAATACAGAAAGCGGTATATGGAACGTTACGGCGACCCTGAACAGCGCATGAAGGAAGCCATGATGCGTGACCGTATCAAATTAGATAGCGAGGCTCGCGAATGGTATGAAGCGTTCACATATGAGAAGAACGGCAAGCAGGAACATCTCACTGAAAAGCTTATTGAAGAGTACACCATCAATGCCAGCGTACTGAAAGAGTTGCTGAAGATGATGGCACAACGCAGGGCTATCCGTCAGAGCCTGAATGGTAGCACGGGCGGAGCCTGGGAGGTAATCTATAAGAGTTCTGAAGCTATGCGTGAAGAATATCAGCACACACTTCCGCAGAATGAAGCACGCCTAAAGACAAAGTTCAAGGCTTTCAAGGCCGACGGCTATCGCAGCTTGATCAGTGGTAAGGTGGGTAATTTGAACACTATTAAGATAACACCCGAGTTCGGGCAGTTGCTCATAGCCTTGAAACGCTGTCGGGTTCCTGTATATACGGATGCACAAATCTTTGAGGAAGGAAACCGCAGGGCTGTGGAGAACGGCTGGAAGCCGTTGAAGAGCCTTAGCGGTCTGAAGCGATGGTTTAACAGTGCTGCGATTATGCCACTATGGTATGATGCAGTATATGGTGAGCAGGCCGCACGACAGAAGTTCGGACGTAAACACCGTACAGCACTGCCAACGAAGCGCGACGCTCTGTGGTATGGTGACGGTACGAAACTCAACCTATACTACCAGGATGAGGAAGGCAAGGTGCGGACCACGCAGGTCTATGTAGTCATTGATGCGATGAGCGAGGTGATGCTTGGCTGGCACATCAGCGACAGCGAGGACTACGAAGCGCAATATCTCGCTTACCGTATGGCAATCCAGACCAGCAGGCACAAGCCTTACGAAATTGTGCACGACAACCAGGGCGGACACAAAAAACTTGACGCTGACGGACTGTTTAAGAAGCTTTGCCACGTGCATAGGACCACGCAACCCTACAACGGCGAGTCGAAGACCATTGAGGCGGTGTTCGGCCGCTTCCAACAGCAGGTGCTGCACAAGGATTGGCGCTTCACGGGTCAGAACATTACGGCAAAGAAGATGTCGAGCCGTCCGAACCTTGAGTTTATTGAGGAAAACAAGGACTCACTCTATACGCTTGAGGAACTGAAGGATGCTTACGCAAAGGCTACTAAGGAGTGGAACGAAATGCAGCATCCTGCATACGGCAAGAGCCGGCAGGAAGCCTACGACAACAGCGTGAATGAGGAAACACAGCAGGTTACGGCACACGATATGGTGGATATGTTCTGGGTTACGGCTAAGCGTATGAGCACGTTCACCGACCAAGGCATCAGCGTAACGATTAAGAAGGAGAAGCGACAATACGAGGTGATGAGTGAACCTGGTGTTCCTGATCATGAGTGGCGAAGACAGCACACTTACGAGCGGTTCGTTGTCAAGTATGATCCTTACGACTTCGGAAGCGTCCGACTCTATAAGAAAGAAGCTGACGGCAGCCTGAGGTTTGAACGAGTAGCAGAACCTTACGTTGTGATACATCGTGCGATACAAGAGCAGACGGAAGGTGAAGCTGCATTCATCAGACAGCAGCAGGCTGCGAATACTACTGACCGTATTGAGCGCACCGTTGCAGGACGTGAGATAGAAAAGGCTCACGGTGTAATGCCGGAGCAGCACGGCTTACGTAGTCCAAAGCCAAAGGGAATGACAGCAGCAGAGCGCAGACAGATAGAACGCCGTACAGGTATTTATAGCAAGGCGCCTGAAGAGTATAAAATAGGACGAAAGACGAAGCAAGTGAGCCTTGAAGACTGGTCAAAGGTTGAGACAGCAGTGGTTGACATGGCTTATGTGGCTGGCAAATCATAG
- a CDS encoding DUF2339 domain-containing protein has product MDYISSTMLMLLTIIVLGALLITILTRLSEINKTLTIMRLELSTLKNSLANKVHSADEKPEEAVQKKSEQKTTIQHGSNTETQTSTTKATDAETETKETVVIGESIQQPPMVDVSVKTPETEALMLSEEALEKQETAPTPFQPSVIAPAEASVAPTENNAIPLQQPSTKAEETPLSPTDEATANTEQLEEMTEKTTNYEKFIGENLFGKIGILVFILGIGYFVKYAIDQNWINEVARTVMGFAVGVVMLGLAQWLHKRYHTFSSLLAGGAFGVFYLTVSIAFHYYQLFSQTAAFVILCLTTIFMAIVSIRYDRCELAVTALVGGFIAPFIVSTDSGSIIALQTYLAILNLGMFALAFYKKWGLLPIVAFAFTYIILWLTVIESHILYYNLQINFLVLGFATLFYFIFLLPVRLIMQPSCSQRMHRALMAVITLNGFIYLLYGGCVIADSDMFINEPGYLSFFIAFVNLIFYLYLRFRISGHDTLRKTMSALTIAFASIGVPLLFTNTTIFIIWATESVLLLWLYTKEKSVIYERSAAILAFLSIIFSLTYYILWYTSYEDTSHKLFLNSNFLMLFTISIASFVAAIIMQRNRRLFSKGRRILHYTPCNVIAYAVGFLWLYMAFSNDFTCYLAEDIAHEANPLTTATILLAGSLVLHRRFKVRKYKVAYLILLCFVTIVYMVTIWGGYDIRSTTVLTLQWVTTSVVATLMGYIMWKMLALHWETKKLQPFFAVISTLVWLTGARLLLLTFGNPSFDTGFSLSLGTAAFLLMIIGMRCKSKEVRMVSLAEFGIVLGKLVLSDVWTMPALGKIIVFISLGLLLLTLSFLYQKLKDVLF; this is encoded by the coding sequence ATGGATTATATATCGTCAACCATGTTGATGTTGCTTACCATAATCGTATTGGGAGCTCTTCTCATCACTATCCTCACGCGACTATCAGAAATCAACAAGACACTCACAATCATGAGATTGGAACTGTCAACGCTGAAAAATTCGCTTGCAAATAAAGTGCACTCTGCCGATGAAAAGCCTGAAGAAGCTGTGCAGAAGAAGTCGGAACAAAAGACAACAATACAGCATGGCAGCAACACTGAGACACAAACAAGTACCACAAAAGCTACAGATGCAGAGACCGAAACTAAAGAAACGGTTGTCATTGGGGAAAGCATTCAACAGCCACCAATGGTAGATGTGTCCGTCAAAACACCAGAAACGGAGGCGCTGATGCTTTCAGAGGAAGCTTTGGAAAAACAAGAAACTGCCCCTACTCCATTTCAACCGTCAGTCATAGCGCCTGCTGAAGCTTCTGTTGCACCAACAGAAAATAACGCTATTCCACTCCAACAACCCTCAACAAAAGCAGAGGAGACGCCTCTTAGCCCAACGGATGAAGCGACAGCAAATACAGAACAACTGGAAGAAATGACCGAAAAGACAACCAATTATGAGAAGTTTATCGGTGAAAACCTCTTTGGGAAGATTGGTATTTTGGTGTTTATTCTCGGTATTGGATACTTTGTCAAGTACGCCATTGACCAGAACTGGATCAACGAAGTGGCCCGCACGGTCATGGGATTTGCCGTCGGTGTTGTCATGCTTGGCTTGGCCCAATGGCTCCACAAGCGTTATCACACATTCAGTTCACTGCTCGCAGGCGGCGCGTTCGGCGTTTTCTATCTGACCGTTTCCATTGCTTTCCACTATTATCAGCTGTTCTCTCAAACGGCCGCTTTCGTCATTCTCTGCCTCACAACGATATTCATGGCCATTGTTTCCATACGCTATGACCGCTGCGAATTAGCTGTAACGGCCCTTGTCGGAGGCTTCATTGCTCCCTTTATCGTCAGTACCGACTCTGGAAGCATCATCGCATTACAGACTTATCTCGCCATTCTCAACCTTGGAATGTTTGCACTTGCATTCTATAAGAAATGGGGATTGCTGCCCATCGTGGCTTTTGCTTTCACTTATATTATATTATGGTTGACTGTTATAGAAAGCCATATACTCTACTATAATCTGCAAATCAATTTCCTTGTACTTGGGTTTGCCACGCTCTTCTATTTCATCTTCCTGCTTCCCGTGCGTCTCATCATGCAACCGTCTTGCAGTCAACGCATGCACAGGGCACTCATGGCAGTCATCACCCTCAATGGTTTTATTTATCTTCTATATGGAGGATGCGTCATAGCAGACAGCGACATGTTCATCAATGAGCCTGGTTATCTGTCGTTCTTCATCGCATTTGTCAATCTCATTTTCTACCTCTACCTACGCTTCCGCATATCGGGTCACGACACATTGCGCAAGACTATGTCTGCTCTGACGATAGCTTTCGCATCAATAGGTGTACCTTTGTTGTTCACCAATACAACCATTTTCATTATCTGGGCCACAGAGTCCGTGCTGCTACTTTGGCTTTATACGAAAGAGAAATCCGTCATTTATGAGCGCAGCGCAGCCATACTTGCGTTCCTTTCTATAATCTTTAGTCTGACATACTATATCCTTTGGTATACCTCCTACGAAGACACAAGCCACAAGTTGTTCCTCAACAGCAACTTCCTCATGCTGTTTACCATTTCCATTGCTTCGTTCGTAGCAGCCATTATCATGCAACGCAACAGGCGACTCTTCAGTAAAGGCCGGCGCATTCTGCACTACACTCCCTGCAATGTCATTGCCTATGCAGTAGGCTTTCTATGGCTTTACATGGCGTTCTCCAACGACTTTACATGCTATTTGGCAGAAGACATTGCCCATGAAGCCAACCCTTTGACGACAGCAACTATCCTTCTTGCCGGCTCTCTCGTGCTTCATCGCCGCTTTAAAGTAAGAAAATACAAGGTGGCCTATCTCATTCTGCTCTGCTTTGTCACTATAGTCTATATGGTAACGATATGGGGTGGCTATGACATCCGCAGTACTACGGTGCTCACACTGCAATGGGTAACAACATCAGTTGTCGCGACTCTGATGGGCTATATCATGTGGAAGATGCTGGCATTACATTGGGAAACAAAGAAATTACAGCCGTTCTTTGCCGTCATTTCCACACTCGTGTGGCTCACAGGCGCCCGTCTTTTGCTGCTCACATTCGGCAATCCGAGTTTCGACACGGGTTTCTCGCTCTCTCTGGGCACGGCAGCTTTCCTGCTGATGATTATCGGCATGCGCTGCAAGAGCAAGGAAGTGAGAATGGTGAGTCTGGCTGAATTCGGCATTGTTTTAGGCAAACTCGTGCTCAGCGACGTATGGACAATGCCTGCACTCGGCAAGATTATCGTGTTCATCAGCCTTGGCCTGCTGCTTCTGACGCTATCATTCTTGTATCAGAAGCTAAAGGATGTGCTGTTCTGA
- a CDS encoding helix-turn-helix transcriptional regulator produces the protein MCKILSRIEELSKQEGITIGALEKKIGASKGVLSRAIAKGTDIQAKWIESLVENYPMYSTEWLLTGNGPMLKAATQESQVTAQLSTPTAKDRIPEAFRCLDALHFTHELIPLVSQKAAAGFGNADFAITKSDVKEYYVIPKWRRQHVDFMIEVTGDSMQPKYNAGDVVGCTIIHNSGFIQWNRPHVIATREQGLLIKRLMPGTTANSLSAVSENIQYPPFDIPKDEITGIALVIGHVNLE, from the coding sequence ATGTGCAAAATTTTATCAAGAATAGAGGAATTATCCAAGCAAGAGGGGATAACAATCGGCGCGCTGGAGAAGAAAATAGGTGCCAGTAAAGGCGTTTTATCACGTGCTATAGCGAAAGGGACAGACATACAAGCCAAATGGATAGAGTCTCTTGTTGAAAATTATCCCATGTATTCTACAGAATGGCTCCTCACAGGTAATGGCCCCATGCTTAAAGCTGCTACTCAAGAGTCACAAGTTACAGCGCAACTGAGCACACCAACAGCAAAAGATAGAATCCCTGAGGCTTTCCGATGTCTTGATGCGCTACATTTCACACATGAGTTGATACCTTTAGTATCACAAAAGGCTGCTGCAGGATTCGGCAACGCCGACTTTGCAATAACCAAAAGCGATGTAAAAGAGTATTATGTTATTCCAAAATGGAGAAGACAGCATGTCGACTTTATGATTGAAGTAACAGGCGACTCTATGCAACCTAAATATAATGCAGGTGATGTCGTTGGATGTACCATCATTCACAACTCCGGTTTCATACAGTGGAATCGACCGCACGTCATCGCAACACGTGAACAAGGACTGCTCATCAAACGACTTATGCCAGGCACTACCGCAAACTCGCTCTCTGCAGTGAGCGAGAATATACAATATCCTCCTTTCGATATCCCCAAGGATGAAATTACAGGCATTGCACTCGTTATAGGGCACGTAAACCTCGAATAG